In Streptomyces violaceusniger Tu 4113, one DNA window encodes the following:
- a CDS encoding FAD-dependent oxidoreductase, whose product MDTDLLIVGGGPAGCAAAVMAASVGMRSLLIESGDAVCGALRRIPVLSNVLGVTNGPDLAAAIEAGLARCDLCRVELGSRATLIDAFDDRVEVTVETVAPVGPARGRGARLTAPFVVVATGVGPLDPEGVGWLGGVAGRALPPLWEADPAAIDGRTVLVLGADRPLGTVARAHPGLRTRFVVAYPPEDAYKTEEIRRDSRVELVAVRRLELGPSSAPVSAEVRTVEGERRVLTAGLGFLNLGSAPAPPAGAVAADRSGYCPPASQHPRVFTAGDLRSVRFQRIATAMGSGGEAALGAYYASRGLPTETGELPTETGGPPRDVGGPPDPARGG is encoded by the coding sequence TTGGACACCGATCTGCTGATCGTCGGGGGTGGCCCGGCGGGCTGCGCCGCCGCCGTGATGGCGGCGAGCGTGGGGATGCGCTCGTTGCTGATCGAGTCGGGCGACGCGGTGTGCGGGGCGCTGCGGCGCATCCCGGTGCTGAGCAATGTCCTCGGAGTCACCAACGGCCCGGATCTGGCAGCGGCAATCGAGGCCGGTCTGGCGCGATGTGATCTGTGCCGGGTGGAGCTGGGCAGCCGCGCCACGCTGATCGACGCCTTCGACGACCGCGTCGAGGTCACGGTCGAGACCGTGGCGCCGGTGGGGCCCGCGCGGGGGCGTGGGGCGCGGCTGACCGCTCCGTTTGTGGTCGTCGCCACTGGGGTCGGGCCGCTCGATCCTGAGGGCGTGGGATGGCTCGGGGGCGTGGCGGGCCGGGCGCTACCGCCGCTGTGGGAGGCGGATCCGGCGGCGATCGACGGCCGGACGGTGCTGGTCCTGGGCGCGGACCGGCCCCTGGGCACCGTGGCGCGGGCTCATCCGGGGCTGAGGACCCGCTTTGTGGTGGCGTATCCGCCCGAGGACGCCTACAAGACCGAGGAGATCCGGCGGGACTCGCGGGTGGAGCTGGTGGCCGTGCGGCGGCTGGAGTTGGGGCCCTCCTCGGCACCGGTCAGCGCCGAGGTCCGGACGGTGGAGGGCGAGCGACGGGTTCTCACAGCCGGTCTCGGCTTCCTCAACCTGGGCAGCGCCCCGGCGCCCCCGGCCGGGGCCGTGGCCGCCGACCGGTCCGGGTACTGCCCTCCCGCGAGCCAGCACCCGAGGGTCTTCACCGCCGGTGATCTGCGGTCGGTTCGCTTCCAGCGGATCGCGACCGCCATGGGGTCGGGTGGCGAGGCCGCGCTCGGTGCCTACTACGCATCGCGCGGCCTGCCCACGGAGACCGGGGAGCTGCCCACGGAGACCGGCGGTCCGCCCAGGGACGTGGGCGGGCCGCCGGACCCGGCAAGGGGTGGCTGA
- a CDS encoding P1 family peptidase gives MDAERTNSESTPTGPADGLTDVHGLRVGHAQRSGGGRLTGTTVVLAPEGGAIAAVDVRGGGPGTRETDALDSRNLVQRVDAIVLTGGSAFGLDSASGVASWLEEHGRGFRVGPDPAQVVPVVPAAALFDLGRGGDWRARPGAALGREAIEAAAGSEPGAPVAQGNVGAGTGAVAGGLKGGTGSASTVLPSGVTVAALVVVNAVGSVVDPGTGVLYGEHYAPSDEGGPRRPSAAEHAEAMRRLTDARAESGRRQAASMRPPLNTTLAVVATDAVLTRAQAHKLAGTAHDGLARAVRPVHLLSDGDTVFALATCGRPLIPESGPEGSDDPAFGVHRESGALNEVLAAGADVLTRALVKAVLAAETVDGPGGVFPAYRDLYGR, from the coding sequence ATGGACGCCGAGCGGACAAACTCCGAATCAACCCCCACCGGTCCTGCCGACGGCCTGACGGATGTCCACGGACTGCGGGTGGGCCATGCCCAGCGGTCCGGTGGCGGCCGGCTGACCGGGACGACCGTGGTGCTGGCCCCGGAGGGCGGTGCGATCGCCGCGGTCGATGTGCGCGGGGGTGGTCCCGGCACCCGGGAGACCGATGCCCTCGATTCGAGGAATCTGGTTCAGCGTGTCGATGCCATCGTGCTGACCGGCGGCAGCGCGTTCGGGCTCGACAGCGCCTCGGGGGTGGCCTCGTGGCTGGAGGAGCACGGCCGGGGCTTCCGGGTCGGTCCCGATCCGGCGCAGGTCGTTCCGGTGGTCCCGGCCGCCGCCCTCTTCGACCTGGGCCGGGGCGGCGACTGGCGGGCCCGCCCGGGTGCCGCGCTGGGGCGCGAGGCGATCGAGGCGGCGGCCGGTTCGGAGCCGGGGGCGCCGGTCGCGCAGGGCAATGTGGGGGCGGGCACGGGCGCGGTGGCCGGTGGGCTCAAGGGCGGCACCGGTTCGGCCTCCACGGTGCTGCCGTCCGGTGTCACGGTGGCCGCGCTGGTGGTGGTCAACGCCGTGGGATCGGTCGTCGATCCAGGTACGGGTGTGCTGTACGGGGAGCACTACGCGCCGTCGGACGAGGGCGGGCCCCGCAGGCCCAGTGCGGCCGAGCACGCGGAGGCGATGCGCCGACTGACCGACGCGCGGGCCGAGTCGGGGCGGCGGCAGGCCGCGTCGATGCGGCCTCCGCTGAACACCACGCTGGCCGTGGTCGCCACCGATGCCGTGCTCACCCGGGCCCAGGCGCACAAGCTGGCGGGTACGGCGCATGACGGTCTGGCGCGGGCCGTCCGGCCGGTGCATCTGCTGTCCGACGGCGACACGGTCTTCGCCCTGGCCACCTGCGGGCGTCCGCTGATACCGGAGAGCGGCCCCGAGGGCTCCGACGATCCGGCGTTCGGGGTGCACCGGGAGAGCGGTGCGCTGAACGAGGTGCTGGCAGCCGGGGCGGATGTGCTGACCCGGGCATTGGTCAAGGCGGTGCTCGCGGCGGAGACCGTGGACGGCCCGGGCGGTGTCTTCCCCGCGTACCGGGATCTTTACGGCCGCTGA
- a CDS encoding 5-formyltetrahydrofolate cyclo-ligase, whose protein sequence is MNFDGSKRALRRRHLTMRSRLTADDIEKAGAALACRALELPEIAGAATVAAYVSMGSEPGTHALREALRARGVRVLLPVLLDDDDLDWGEDEGPERLAPARRGLLEPEGPRLGPEAVTRADVVLLPGLAVDRRGMRLGRGGGSYDRVLARLVGAGAGPALVVLLYDGEVLDEVPEEGHDRPVHAAVTPSGLHRFTPRPR, encoded by the coding sequence ATCAACTTTGACGGTAGTAAGCGCGCATTGCGGAGACGTCACCTGACGATGAGGTCCAGGTTGACGGCGGATGACATCGAGAAGGCCGGCGCCGCTCTGGCGTGTCGTGCCCTGGAGCTTCCCGAGATCGCCGGGGCGGCCACGGTGGCGGCCTACGTGTCCATGGGGAGCGAGCCCGGTACGCACGCCCTGAGGGAGGCCCTGCGCGCCCGGGGGGTGCGGGTGCTGCTTCCGGTGCTGCTCGATGACGACGATCTCGACTGGGGCGAGGACGAGGGGCCGGAGCGGCTGGCGCCCGCCCGGCGCGGCCTGCTGGAGCCCGAGGGACCGCGGCTCGGCCCGGAGGCGGTGACCCGGGCGGACGTGGTGCTGCTGCCCGGGCTCGCGGTGGACCGGCGCGGGATGCGGCTGGGCCGCGGCGGCGGCTCCTACGACCGGGTGCTGGCCCGGCTGGTGGGCGCGGGGGCCGGTCCGGCGCTGGTGGTGCTGCTGTACGACGGTGAGGTGCTGGACGAGGTGCCCGAGGAGGGCCACGACCGCCCGGTGCACGCGGCGGTGACCCCGTCGGGCCTCCACCGCTTCACACCGCGGCCCCGCTGA
- a CDS encoding S-methyl-5'-thioadenosine phosphorylase produces MVETSRQADIGVIGGSGFYTFLDDVTEITVETPYGAPSDSLVLGDIEGRRVAFLPRHGRKHHLPPHRINYRANLWALRSLGVRQVFGPCAVGGLQPEYGPGTLLVPDQLVDRTKARTQTYFDGEPLPDGRIPNVVHTTFADPYCPVGRSAAVDAARGRGWGPVDGGTMCVIEGPRFSTRAESRWHAAQGWSVVGMTGHPEAVLARELGLCYTSLTLVTDLDAGVETGEGVTHTEVLKVFGENVGRLREVLFDAVGKLPETSARDCLCTHAHDGWDLGIELP; encoded by the coding sequence ATGGTCGAGACCAGCAGGCAAGCAGACATAGGGGTCATCGGGGGATCGGGGTTCTACACGTTCCTCGACGACGTGACCGAGATCACTGTGGAGACTCCCTATGGGGCGCCGAGCGACTCGCTCGTCCTCGGCGACATCGAGGGGCGACGGGTCGCCTTCCTCCCGCGGCACGGCCGCAAGCACCACCTGCCGCCGCACCGCATCAACTACCGCGCCAACCTCTGGGCCCTGCGCTCGCTCGGGGTGCGGCAGGTCTTCGGCCCATGCGCGGTGGGCGGGCTGCAGCCGGAGTACGGACCTGGAACGCTGCTCGTCCCGGACCAGCTGGTGGACCGCACGAAGGCGCGTACGCAGACCTACTTCGACGGCGAGCCGCTGCCGGACGGCCGGATTCCGAACGTCGTGCACACCACCTTCGCCGACCCGTACTGCCCGGTGGGGCGGAGCGCGGCCGTGGACGCGGCGCGCGGACGCGGCTGGGGGCCGGTGGACGGCGGGACGATGTGCGTGATCGAGGGGCCGCGCTTCTCCACCCGGGCCGAATCGCGCTGGCATGCGGCACAGGGCTGGTCGGTGGTCGGCATGACGGGCCACCCGGAGGCGGTGCTCGCCCGTGAACTGGGCCTCTGCTACACGTCGTTGACGCTGGTCACCGACCTGGACGCGGGTGTGGAGACCGGTGAGGGCGTCACCCACACCGAGGTGCTGAAGGTCTTCGGGGAGAACGTGGGCCGACTGCGTGAGGTCCTCTTCGACGCGGTGGGCAAGCTGCCGGAGACCTCCGCGCGGGACTGCCTGTGCACCCACGCCCACGACGGCTGGGACCTGGGGATCGAGCTTCCGTAG
- a CDS encoding AMP-binding protein, with protein MPRTSRTEELPTLAADTRRAARVALRWISEPDCTEELTHAELLDQAARAAAALTRLGVRAGDRVAVHLPLVPESVIATLACGRLDVVRASLPVGLRPHELRERIREVDAKVVITADAGQHRGELQPLKRQVDRALAGCPGVRSVLVVHRLACPVSWTPGRDLWWHDELGRYTEPLPGPYS; from the coding sequence GTGCCCCGTACGTCTCGGACGGAGGAGCTCCCGACACTGGCCGCCGACACTCGGCGGGCCGCCCGGGTCGCCCTCCGCTGGATCAGCGAGCCGGACTGCACCGAGGAGCTCACCCATGCCGAGCTGCTCGACCAGGCGGCCCGGGCCGCCGCCGCACTCACCCGGCTCGGCGTCCGCGCCGGGGACCGGGTGGCGGTCCATCTGCCGCTGGTGCCCGAGTCCGTGATCGCCACGCTCGCCTGCGGCCGGCTCGACGTCGTCCGCGCCAGCCTCCCCGTGGGGCTGCGCCCCCATGAGCTGCGCGAGCGGATCAGGGAGGTCGACGCGAAGGTCGTCATCACCGCGGACGCCGGGCAGCACCGCGGGGAGCTGCAGCCGCTCAAGCGGCAGGTCGACCGGGCGCTGGCCGGCTGCCCCGGGGTGCGGTCCGTGCTGGTCGTGCACCGGCTGGCCTGCCCGGTGTCCTGGACGCCCGGGCGTGACCTGTGGTGGCACGACGAGCTCGGCCGATACACCGAGCCGCTGCCCGGGCCGTACTCTTGA
- a CDS encoding potassium/proton antiporter yields the protein MRKGRPLTVHHLNELLLICSLVLLFAVVAVRISSHSGLPTLLIYLGIGVAIGTDGIGVTFNDAELTQVLGYAALVIILAEGGLGTKWGEIKPALPAAAVLSTVGVAVSVGLTATAGHYVVGLDWRQALIIGAVVSSTDAAAVFSVLRTVPLPKRLTGVLEAESGFNDAPVVILVVAFSSHGDLEPWYTLIGTIALELAIGAVIGLAIGWLGAYGLRHVALPASGLYPIAVIAIAVTAYAGGALAHGSGFLAVYLAALLMGNARLPHWPATRGFAEGLGWLAQIGMFVLLGLLVTPHELGDDVLPALAVGLVLTVVARPVSVLVSTAPFRLHWREKALLSWAGLRGAVPIVLATIPVVRDVPGSSRIFNIVFVLVIVYTLVQGPTLPWLATRLRLEEPEPADLGIESAPLERLRGHLLSVSIPQASKMHGVEVGELRLPTGAAVTLVVRGGTSFVPLPSTVLRRGDELLVVATDPVRDAAERRLRAVGRGGKLAGWLGTGAG from the coding sequence GTGAGAAAGGGTCGGCCCCTGACTGTTCACCACCTCAATGAACTGCTGTTGATCTGCTCGCTCGTCCTGCTTTTCGCGGTGGTGGCCGTAAGGATCTCCTCGCACAGCGGGCTGCCCACGCTGCTGATCTATCTCGGGATCGGTGTCGCGATCGGCACGGACGGGATCGGCGTCACCTTCAACGACGCCGAGCTGACACAGGTCCTCGGCTACGCCGCGCTGGTCATCATCCTGGCCGAAGGCGGTCTCGGCACGAAGTGGGGCGAGATCAAACCCGCCCTGCCGGCGGCCGCCGTCCTGTCCACCGTGGGTGTCGCGGTGAGCGTGGGGCTCACCGCGACCGCAGGACACTATGTGGTGGGACTGGACTGGCGGCAGGCGCTGATCATCGGCGCGGTGGTGTCGTCCACGGACGCGGCGGCGGTCTTCTCTGTGCTGCGCACGGTGCCACTGCCCAAGCGGCTCACGGGCGTCCTGGAGGCCGAGTCGGGCTTCAACGACGCCCCCGTGGTGATCCTGGTGGTCGCCTTCTCCAGCCACGGCGACCTGGAGCCCTGGTACACCCTGATCGGCACGATCGCCCTGGAGCTGGCGATCGGCGCGGTGATCGGCCTCGCGATCGGCTGGCTGGGCGCGTACGGCCTGCGGCATGTGGCGCTGCCCGCCTCGGGTCTGTACCCGATCGCGGTGATCGCCATCGCGGTGACCGCCTACGCGGGCGGTGCGCTGGCACACGGCTCCGGCTTCCTCGCCGTCTACCTCGCCGCGCTCCTCATGGGCAACGCACGGCTGCCGCACTGGCCGGCGACGCGCGGCTTCGCCGAGGGGCTGGGCTGGCTGGCCCAGATCGGGATGTTCGTCCTGCTGGGACTGCTGGTCACCCCGCATGAGCTGGGCGATGACGTCCTGCCCGCCCTGGCGGTCGGGCTGGTGCTGACCGTGGTGGCCCGGCCGGTGTCGGTTCTGGTCAGCACGGCGCCGTTCCGGCTGCACTGGCGGGAGAAAGCACTGCTGTCCTGGGCCGGGCTGCGCGGGGCGGTGCCGATCGTCCTGGCGACCATCCCGGTGGTCAGAGATGTGCCCGGCAGCAGCCGGATCTTCAACATCGTCTTCGTGCTGGTGATCGTCTACACCCTGGTCCAGGGGCCGACGCTGCCCTGGCTCGCCACCCGGCTGCGGCTCGAGGAACCCGAGCCGGCCGACCTGGGCATCGAATCGGCGCCCCTGGAGCGGCTGCGCGGCCATCTGTTGTCTGTGTCGATTCCCCAGGCGTCCAAGATGCACGGCGTCGAGGTCGGCGAGCTGCGGCTGCCCACGGGGGCCGCGGTCACGCTGGTGGTCCGGGGCGGGACCAGCTTCGTACCGCTGCCCTCGACGGTGCTGCGGCGCGGTGACGAGCTGCTCGTGGTGGCCACGGACCCGGTGCGCGACGCGGCGGAACGGCGGCTGCGGGCGGTGGGCCGGGGCGGCAAGCTGGCGGGCTGGCTGGGCACGGGAGCGGGCTGA
- a CDS encoding FmdB family zinc ribbon protein, producing the protein MPTYQYQCTECGEGLEAVQKFTDDALTECPNCTGRLKKVFSAVGIVFKGSGFYRNDSRSSSSSTSGGSSKPAAKSDSSDSSSSSSSSSDSSSSSSSSTSSSSGSSSSGSSSSSASSSSSSSSSSAA; encoded by the coding sequence GTGCCGACCTACCAGTACCAGTGCACCGAGTGCGGCGAGGGCCTCGAGGCGGTGCAGAAGTTCACCGACGACGCGCTCACCGAGTGCCCCAACTGCACGGGACGCCTGAAGAAGGTGTTCTCCGCGGTCGGCATCGTGTTCAAGGGCTCCGGGTTCTACCGGAACGACAGCCGCTCCTCTTCCAGCAGCACGAGCGGCGGTTCCAGCAAGCCGGCGGCGAAGAGCGACAGCTCCGACTCGTCGTCTTCCTCGTCCTCGTCCTCGGACTCTTCTTCCTCGTCCTCTTCCTCGACGTCTTCGTCGTCCGGGTCTTCGTCGTCCGGGTCTTCGTCGTCCTCGGCGTCCTCCTCGTCGTCTTCGTCGTCGAGTTCGGCCGCCTGA
- a CDS encoding penicillin acylase family protein: MPANTTGSSPKKKKSRRLRLFVIAVVLLLVGGVGYGAYWSISTVRASFPETTGSLQLKGLSGPVQVKRDGYGIPQIYAGTSEDLFRAQGFVQAQDRFWEMDVRRHMTAGRLSEMFGSGQVETDAFLRTMGWHRVAKQEYDTKVSPDTKKYLRAYSDGVNAYLKDHQGDALSVEYAALDFKNDGYKPEKWTPVDSLAWLKAMAWDLRGNMQDEVDRALASSRLSAKQIDELYPSYPYSRNKPIVQGGGVNELTDEFDPKATPAGSTSGTGGTADGGATGAAQGLQGQLSSLSKTLDDVPALLGPNGTGIGSNSWVVSGKYTTTGKPLLANDPHLAPQLPSVWYQMGLHCKQVTSACPYDAAGFTFAGLPGVVIGHNQDISWGMTNLGADVSDLYLEKVTDNGYLYDGKQLPFTTREETIKVAGGKSRTITVRTTNNGPIVSDRDDELTSVGKDAPVGSGADDVAPDRGDGYAVALKWTALTPSNTMDAVFKLDTSKNFSDFRKAARDFAVPSQNLIYADTKGNIGYQAPGQIPVRSRGDGRYPAPGWDSRYKWSKYIPQSALPWELNPDRGYIVTANQAVVDKKNYPYLLTDDWGYGARSQRITDLIESKTKDGGKISTDDMQSLQMDNSSEIAKVLTPYLLKIDVKDDYVRQAQKLLESWDYTQDSDSAAAAYFNAVWRNTLKLAFGDKLPKELRVKGECLRVRPADDSGPLEDLNGNARLVRECGKRDADMAQPDGGDRWYEVVRDIIKDPKNNWWKTAGTRNKPGATNRDELLGQAMRAARSELTAKLGKDINSWSWGRLHRLTLKNQTLGTDGPGVVQWLLNRGPWNLSGGEAAVNATGWNAAGGYDVTWVPSMRMVVNLDNLDKSRWINLTGASGHAYDAHYTDQTEKWAKGELLPWAFSKSAVDKSTDDELALTP, translated from the coding sequence ATGCCCGCCAACACAACCGGCTCTTCTCCCAAAAAGAAGAAGAGCCGACGTCTCCGCCTGTTCGTGATCGCAGTCGTGCTGCTGCTCGTCGGGGGCGTCGGCTACGGCGCGTACTGGAGCATCAGTACAGTTCGTGCCTCATTCCCGGAGACCACGGGATCGCTGCAGCTGAAGGGGTTGTCCGGACCCGTTCAGGTCAAACGTGACGGCTATGGGATACCTCAGATCTACGCCGGTACCTCCGAGGACCTCTTCCGGGCCCAGGGGTTCGTCCAGGCCCAGGACCGCTTCTGGGAGATGGACGTCCGCCGCCATATGACGGCCGGGCGGCTCTCGGAGATGTTCGGTTCCGGCCAGGTGGAGACCGACGCGTTCCTGCGCACCATGGGCTGGCACCGGGTGGCCAAGCAGGAGTACGACACCAAGGTTTCGCCCGACACCAAGAAGTATCTGCGGGCCTACTCCGACGGCGTCAACGCCTATCTCAAGGACCACCAGGGCGATGCGCTGTCCGTCGAGTACGCGGCCCTGGACTTCAAGAACGACGGCTACAAGCCCGAGAAGTGGACCCCGGTCGACTCGTTGGCCTGGCTCAAGGCGATGGCCTGGGACCTGCGCGGCAATATGCAGGACGAGGTGGACCGCGCACTGGCCTCCAGCAGGCTCAGCGCCAAGCAGATAGATGAGCTCTACCCGTCCTACCCGTACAGCCGGAACAAGCCGATCGTCCAGGGCGGCGGCGTCAACGAGCTGACGGACGAGTTCGATCCCAAGGCCACCCCGGCGGGCTCCACGAGCGGTACGGGCGGCACGGCGGACGGAGGGGCCACCGGAGCCGCTCAGGGGCTGCAGGGCCAGCTCTCCTCGCTCTCCAAGACCCTGGACGACGTCCCGGCGCTGCTCGGCCCGAACGGGACCGGTATCGGCTCCAACTCGTGGGTCGTCTCCGGCAAGTACACGACCACCGGCAAGCCGCTGCTCGCCAACGACCCGCACCTGGCGCCCCAGCTGCCGTCCGTCTGGTACCAGATGGGGCTGCACTGCAAGCAGGTCACCAGCGCCTGTCCGTACGACGCGGCGGGCTTCACCTTCGCCGGTCTGCCCGGCGTGGTCATAGGTCACAACCAGGACATCAGCTGGGGCATGACCAACCTGGGCGCCGACGTCAGCGACCTGTACCTGGAGAAGGTCACCGACAACGGCTATCTCTACGACGGCAAGCAGCTCCCGTTCACCACCCGCGAGGAGACCATCAAGGTCGCGGGCGGCAAGAGCCGGACGATCACCGTCCGCACCACCAACAACGGCCCGATCGTCTCCGACCGCGATGACGAGCTCACCTCCGTCGGCAAGGACGCCCCGGTGGGCAGCGGCGCCGATGATGTGGCCCCCGACCGCGGCGACGGCTATGCGGTGGCGCTGAAGTGGACCGCGCTCACCCCGTCCAACACCATGGACGCGGTCTTCAAGCTGGACACCTCGAAGAACTTCAGCGACTTCCGTAAGGCGGCCCGCGACTTCGCGGTCCCCTCCCAGAACCTCATCTACGCCGACACCAAGGGCAACATCGGCTATCAGGCGCCCGGCCAGATCCCGGTGCGCTCCAGGGGCGACGGCCGCTATCCGGCGCCCGGCTGGGACTCGCGCTACAAGTGGAGCAAGTACATTCCGCAGTCGGCGCTGCCCTGGGAGCTCAACCCCGATCGCGGCTATATCGTCACCGCCAACCAGGCCGTCGTGGACAAGAAGAACTACCCGTATCTGCTGACCGACGACTGGGGGTACGGCGCGCGTAGCCAGCGCATCACCGACCTCATCGAGTCGAAGACCAAGGACGGCGGGAAGATCTCCACGGACGACATGCAGTCCCTGCAGATGGACAACAGCAGCGAGATCGCCAAGGTGCTGACGCCCTATCTGCTGAAGATCGACGTCAAGGACGACTACGTACGGCAGGCGCAGAAGCTGCTGGAGAGCTGGGACTACACCCAGGACTCGGACTCGGCGGCCGCCGCGTACTTCAACGCCGTCTGGCGCAACACCCTCAAGCTGGCCTTCGGCGACAAGCTCCCCAAGGAGCTGCGGGTCAAGGGGGAGTGCCTGCGGGTGCGCCCGGCCGACGACTCGGGTCCGCTGGAGGATCTGAACGGCAACGCCCGGCTGGTGCGCGAATGCGGTAAGCGCGACGCCGACATGGCCCAGCCGGACGGCGGCGACCGCTGGTACGAGGTCGTGCGCGACATCATCAAGGATCCGAAGAACAACTGGTGGAAGACGGCGGGCACCCGCAACAAGCCCGGTGCCACCAACCGTGACGAGCTGCTCGGGCAGGCCATGCGAGCCGCGCGCTCCGAGCTCACCGCGAAGCTGGGCAAGGACATCAATAGCTGGAGCTGGGGCCGGCTGCACCGGCTGACGCTGAAGAACCAGACCCTGGGCACCGATGGCCCCGGCGTGGTGCAGTGGCTCCTCAACCGCGGCCCGTGGAACCTCTCCGGCGGCGAGGCGGCGGTCAACGCCACCGGCTGGAACGCGGCGGGCGGCTACGACGTCACCTGGGTCCCGTCGATGCGGATGGTCGTCAACCTCGACAACCTCGACAAGTCGCGCTGGATCAACCTCACCGGTGCCTCCGGCCACGCCTACGACGCGCACTACACGGACCAGACCGAGAAGTGGGCGAAGGGCGAGCTGCTGCCCTGGGCGTTCAGCAAGAGCGCCGTGGACAAGTCGACGGACGACGAGCTGGCGCTCACCCCGTAG
- a CDS encoding RcpC/CpaB family pilus assembly protein produces the protein MRTERSGGFRLRRAVRRRRRAMAAGLALTAAALAAAAPPGQGHTDAESSRVPAPAGEERRGGPIPAMVSAPVRIADAAAVRLLHPGDRVDVLATPLPGATRTGSSGATARVVARGVRVAQVPGSRSGRSTTDGGAPEPGAEASSDSALDEGMDGGGALVVLTVPRADATALAGAAAGFRLAVTLCRC, from the coding sequence GTGCGCACCGAGCGCTCCGGCGGATTCCGGCTGCGGCGGGCCGTGCGGCGGCGGCGCCGTGCGATGGCGGCGGGGCTGGCGCTGACAGCCGCCGCACTCGCGGCCGCGGCACCGCCCGGACAGGGCCACACGGACGCGGAGTCCTCGCGGGTGCCCGCTCCGGCGGGCGAGGAGCGTCGGGGCGGCCCGATCCCGGCCATGGTGTCGGCGCCGGTCCGGATCGCCGACGCGGCGGCGGTGCGGCTGCTGCACCCCGGTGACCGGGTGGATGTGCTGGCCACCCCGCTCCCGGGCGCCACACGGACCGGGTCGTCCGGTGCCACGGCACGGGTGGTCGCCCGTGGGGTCCGGGTGGCCCAGGTGCCGGGTTCCCGGAGCGGCCGCTCGACGACCGACGGCGGCGCGCCGGAGCCCGGTGCGGAGGCGAGCAGCGACAGCGCGCTGGACGAAGGGATGGACGGCGGCGGGGCGCTGGTGGTGCTGACGGTGCCGCGAGCGGACGCCACCGCCCTGGCCGGGGCCGCGGCCGGCTTCCGACTGGCGGTGACGCTATGCCGCTGCTGA
- the mscL gene encoding large conductance mechanosensitive channel protein MscL — MEGFKAFLMRGNVIDLAVAVVIGAAFTAVVNSIVKGLINPIVGAFGTKDLEKYRSCLEGPCETNAAGDIDHGIPILWGSVLSAVLTFLITAAVVYFLMVLPMSRYLARKAAKEAKAEEEQAVAEAEEILLLRQIRDELVAQRGAAVDGGGSGSSA, encoded by the coding sequence ATGGAAGGGTTCAAAGCCTTCCTGATGCGCGGCAATGTGATCGATCTGGCCGTCGCGGTCGTGATCGGAGCCGCCTTCACCGCCGTCGTGAACTCAATAGTGAAGGGCCTCATCAACCCCATAGTCGGAGCCTTCGGCACGAAGGATCTCGAGAAGTACCGCTCCTGCCTCGAGGGGCCCTGCGAGACCAACGCCGCGGGCGATATCGACCACGGCATTCCGATCCTCTGGGGAAGCGTGCTCTCGGCCGTGCTGACCTTCCTGATCACCGCGGCGGTGGTGTACTTCCTGATGGTGCTGCCGATGTCACGCTATCTGGCGCGCAAGGCCGCCAAGGAGGCGAAGGCGGAGGAGGAGCAGGCCGTCGCGGAGGCGGAGGAGATCCTCCTGCTGCGCCAGATCCGCGACGAGCTGGTCGCGCAGCGTGGCGCGGCCGTCGACGGTGGCGGCAGCGGCTCCAGCGCCTAG